A section of the Oncorhynchus tshawytscha isolate Ot180627B linkage group LG09, Otsh_v2.0, whole genome shotgun sequence genome encodes:
- the LOC121847335 gene encoding proline-rich protein HaeIII subfamily 1-like — protein MLSSRKVPVQRGGLDAEFQPGPRSRGGLDAEFLPGPRSRAGPDAEFPPGPQSRGEPDAEFPPGPRSRGGPDAEFPPGPQSRAGPDAELPPGPSPEVGQMLSSHQVPGPEVGQMLSSRQVPGPEVGQMLNSHQVPGPEVGQMLSSRQVPGPELGQMLSSRQVPSPEVGQMMSSRKVPGPEVGQMLSSHQVPGPEVG, from the exons ATGCTGAGTTCCCGCAAGGTCCCTGTCCAGAG AGGTGGGCTAGATGCTGAGTTCCAACCAGGTCCCCGGTCCAGAGGTGGGCTAGATGCTGAGTTCCTGCCAGGTCCCCGGTCCAGAGCTGGGCCAGATGCTGAGTTCCCGCCAGGTCCCCAGTCCAGAGGTGAGCCAGATGCTGAGTTCCCGCCAGGTCCCCGGTCCAGAGGTGGGCCAGATGCTGAGTTCCCACcaggtccccagtccagagctggGCCAGATGCTGAGTTACCACCAGGTCCCAGTCCAGAGGTGGGCCAGATGCTGAGTTCCCACCAGGTCCCCGGTCCAGAGGTGGGCCAGATGCTGAGTTCCCGCCAGGTCCCCGGTCCAGAGGTGGGCCAGATGCTGAATTCCCACCAGGTCCCCGGTCCAGAGGTGGGCCAGATGCTGAGTTCCCGCCAGGTCCCCGGTCCAGAGCTGGGACAGATGCTGAGTTCCCGCCAGGTCCCCAGTCCAGAGGTGGGCCAGATGATGAGTTCCCGAAAGGTCCCAGGTCCAGAGGTGGGCCAGATGCTGAGTTCCCACCAGGTCCCCGGTCCAGAGGTGGGCTAG